Proteins encoded within one genomic window of Phormidium ambiguum IAM M-71:
- a CDS encoding tetratricopeptide repeat protein, protein MKRKNPKVLALMLQSSVVLSTFLFSLGLASAQTTAPTSPKISNLERQELRQLREERRIQQQVQAEANLAFSRTTTLFNILLAILGLLLTASLVAIFLLRRSVLREVGVVVKDHLSGLKDLELKLASASQEVQNILLVASDLQKKLNEQVEEFQVEIDDRYEDVSHIASELSQSKKQALKELETQLKDAQLALVEVSNEFKLHLVELRSDAQYQRNSAVENLEKLAGEFTPHLEKVKADTEAQGKSIIHNLEKSKTDFGSQLNILLADVQKQRDLLTENLQKLSADFAPLVSQLQSEVKSQKDTTLQNLKQAETDFDSKLVALHLDTQTQRDRILQNLQQLEAEFSPQLSAIQANTEQKAKELHNATMQKMEKLSVEMTKELDGSKSQILGRMNETLQRLQALETDFTTQVASWRSEITTSKEQTLQNLQGLDEEVRNQLTRLQSGIASKQAETQQVLAQLNGEIKNQLAQLQAEIQKQQSASQSNLQKLEAAVKNQLNQLEIAVKKQQEASHNNLEQLAKEAAAFVSQFQTEIQARKEQVLQNLGESEHSVSHKLSAIESDAITQKAHILQRLADTSSDAIAQTLIPETHHQLQTLNEQIQKLKANHPDLFLSPDDYLNQGNALFAEGEYEEAISKYDRAIEYTTDNTQAWYQKGLAYWELKKYEQAIASFDKVLEINPEDIDSLYHRGLALKELRRFEPALAIFNKVTQLQETHHKAWLQKGMILGKLKRHEDAIAAYDIAIQIKPDYHEAWVDRGVALGTLQQHEEAFQSFAQATTLQPEDGVAWINQGLALGVLERYEDAISAFEKAIELNPESHKAWNYKGEMLVKLERDQEAIESFSHATKIEPKYAPAYYNKAICFALQEEVEQAVENLEQAIRINPKYRQEAKSDRDFEAISEDDRFWQLIEG, encoded by the coding sequence ATGAAGCGCAAGAATCCAAAAGTCCTCGCCTTGATGCTGCAAAGCAGTGTCGTCCTTTCTACTTTTCTGTTTTCTCTTGGTCTTGCTAGCGCCCAAACAACTGCACCTACAAGCCCAAAAATTAGCAATCTGGAACGACAAGAGCTCAGACAATTAAGAGAAGAAAGGCGCATTCAACAACAAGTTCAAGCGGAGGCAAATCTTGCTTTCAGTCGGACTACAACTTTATTTAATATTTTGTTGGCTATTTTAGGTTTACTTTTGACTGCTTCTTTGGTAGCAATTTTTCTGTTGCGGCGATCGGTATTGCGAGAGGTGGGAGTTGTTGTTAAAGATCATCTTAGTGGGTTAAAAGATTTAGAATTGAAATTGGCTAGTGCTAGTCAAGAAGTACAAAATATTTTGTTAGTTGCATCAGATTTACAAAAGAAGCTGAACGAACAAGTAGAGGAATTTCAAGTAGAAATTGACGATCGCTACGAGGATGTATCGCATATTGCATCGGAGTTGTCTCAGTCTAAGAAACAAGCTTTAAAAGAATTGGAAACGCAACTGAAAGATGCTCAATTAGCTTTGGTAGAAGTAAGTAATGAGTTTAAGTTGCATTTGGTGGAATTGCGATCGGATGCTCAATATCAAAGAAATTCGGCGGTTGAAAATTTAGAAAAGTTGGCAGGTGAATTCACTCCGCATTTAGAAAAGGTGAAAGCAGACACCGAAGCACAAGGAAAATCGATAATTCATAACTTGGAAAAATCCAAAACCGATTTTGGTTCCCAATTAAATATTTTACTGGCAGATGTACAGAAACAACGGGATTTACTGACGGAGAATTTGCAAAAGTTAAGTGCAGATTTTGCGCCGTTGGTTTCGCAACTCCAATCAGAAGTTAAATCCCAAAAAGATACGACTCTGCAAAATTTAAAACAGGCGGAAACTGATTTTGATAGTAAGTTAGTGGCGTTGCATTTGGATACACAAACACAACGCGATCGCATTCTGCAAAACCTGCAACAATTAGAAGCCGAATTTTCTCCTCAACTTTCGGCAATTCAAGCTAATACAGAACAGAAAGCCAAGGAACTGCATAATGCAACTATGCAGAAGATGGAAAAATTAAGTGTGGAAATGACCAAGGAATTAGATGGTTCAAAATCTCAAATTCTTGGCAGAATGAATGAAACTCTGCAAAGGTTACAGGCTTTAGAAACAGACTTTACTACACAGGTGGCGAGTTGGCGATCGGAAATTACCACCAGCAAGGAACAAACTTTGCAAAATCTGCAAGGTTTGGACGAGGAAGTGAGAAATCAGTTGACTAGGTTACAGTCAGGAATTGCCAGCAAACAAGCAGAAACTCAACAAGTTTTGGCTCAGTTAAACGGCGAAATTAAAAATCAATTAGCTCAATTACAAGCAGAAATTCAAAAGCAACAAAGTGCAAGTCAATCTAATTTGCAAAAATTAGAAGCAGCAGTCAAAAATCAATTAAATCAACTGGAAATAGCAGTTAAAAAACAACAGGAAGCTAGTCACAATAATTTGGAACAATTAGCCAAGGAAGCCGCAGCTTTTGTATCTCAATTCCAAACGGAAATTCAAGCCAGAAAAGAACAAGTATTGCAGAATTTGGGAGAATCAGAACATTCTGTTTCACACAAACTGAGTGCAATTGAATCAGATGCGATAACACAAAAAGCGCATATTTTGCAAAGATTAGCTGATACTTCTTCAGATGCGATCGCGCAAACATTAATCCCCGAAACTCATCACCAATTGCAAACTTTAAATGAGCAAATCCAAAAATTAAAAGCTAACCATCCTGACTTGTTCTTATCACCTGATGATTACTTGAATCAAGGTAATGCTTTGTTTGCTGAAGGTGAATATGAGGAAGCTATTTCTAAATACGATCGCGCGATCGAATACACTACTGATAACACGCAAGCTTGGTATCAGAAAGGTTTAGCTTATTGGGAATTGAAGAAGTACGAACAAGCGATCGCTTCCTTTGATAAAGTGTTAGAAATTAATCCCGAAGATATCGACAGTTTGTATCATCGCGGTTTAGCATTGAAGGAATTGAGACGCTTTGAACCTGCATTAGCGATCTTTAATAAAGTAACGCAACTGCAAGAAACTCATCACAAAGCGTGGTTACAAAAAGGGATGATTTTAGGTAAGCTGAAACGCCACGAAGATGCGATCGCAGCTTACGATATAGCTATTCAAATCAAACCAGATTATCACGAAGCTTGGGTCGATCGGGGAGTCGCTTTAGGAACCTTGCAACAACACGAAGAAGCGTTTCAATCCTTCGCACAAGCTACTACTTTACAACCGGAAGATGGCGTAGCTTGGATAAATCAAGGTTTAGCTTTGGGGGTTTTAGAAAGATACGAAGACGCAATTTCGGCGTTTGAAAAAGCGATCGAATTAAATCCCGAATCTCACAAAGCTTGGAATTATAAGGGTGAAATGTTGGTGAAATTAGAACGAGATCAAGAAGCAATAGAAAGCTTTAGTCACGCTACCAAAATTGAGCCAAAATATGCGCCAGCTTATTACAACAAAGCGATCTGTTTTGCACTGCAAGAAGAGGTAGAACAAGCGGTTGAAAACTTAGAACAGGCGATTAGAATTAATCCCAAATATCGCCAAGAAGCAAAAAGCGATCGAGATTTTGAAGCGATATCAGAGGACGATCGTTTCTGGCAACTAATAGAAGGCTAA
- a CDS encoding Uma2 family endonuclease produces the protein MQVALQQIVVSPGQQLLLKNVSWQQFQEILTTLGESRSSRIAYSQGMLEIMVPLPEHESDKVMIGDLVKAILEEIDIEFLSLGSTTFENEQMLAAVEPDDCFYIENEAAVRGKKRLDLTVDPPPDLAIEIDITSKTKLASYKNLKILELWLYNGQKLEINLLQAGKYVQSNQSLIFPNLPITEAIPEYLERSKVIGRNATMKLFRAWLKTQLNRID, from the coding sequence ATGCAGGTAGCACTTCAGCAAATTGTAGTTTCTCCAGGTCAACAATTACTATTAAAAAATGTTAGTTGGCAGCAATTTCAAGAGATATTAACCACTTTAGGAGAAAGCCGCAGTTCTAGAATTGCTTATAGCCAAGGAATGTTAGAAATTATGGTGCCTCTACCAGAACATGAAAGTGATAAAGTCATGATTGGCGATTTAGTTAAAGCAATTTTAGAAGAAATAGATATTGAGTTTTTAAGTTTAGGTTCAACAACTTTTGAAAATGAACAAATGCTTGCCGCAGTAGAACCAGATGATTGTTTTTACATCGAAAATGAGGCAGCAGTTAGAGGCAAAAAACGGTTAGATTTAACAGTAGATCCACCTCCAGATTTAGCAATAGAAATTGATATTACATCGAAAACTAAATTGGCAAGTTACAAAAATTTAAAAATTCTCGAACTTTGGCTTTATAACGGACAAAAATTAGAAATCAATCTCTTACAAGCTGGTAAATACGTTCAATCAAATCAAAGTTTAATTTTTCCAAATTTGCCAATTACAGAGGCGATTCCTGAATATCTGGAACGCAGCAAAGTTATCGGCAGAAATGCCACAATGAAATTATTTAGAGCTTGGTTGAAAACACAGTTGAACAGGATTGATTAA
- a CDS encoding DUF29 family protein, with protein sequence MVQELLDLRASILAGRYEEALTLIDELEAMGKQAIIRNIESFLVRLMIHLIKNQIEQRLTNSWANSISDLIVQIKKLNLKDNKTSYYINSDEWQSYLEAAIKLAIRPASLEIFNGQLKAKQISERLDLSQLITTAKAMLDLTYTYPAEDLPEQIDLILAELPGGEDWLT encoded by the coding sequence ATGGTTCAAGAACTATTAGATTTAAGAGCCAGTATTTTAGCGGGGAGGTATGAAGAAGCTTTAACGCTTATAGATGAATTAGAAGCAATGGGGAAACAAGCCATTATTCGGAATATTGAAAGTTTTTTAGTTAGGCTGATGATTCACTTGATTAAAAATCAAATTGAACAAAGGTTAACTAATTCTTGGGCTAATTCCATATCTGATTTGATCGTGCAAATTAAAAAACTCAACCTTAAAGACAATAAAACTTCTTATTATATCAACTCAGATGAATGGCAATCTTATTTAGAAGCAGCAATTAAGTTAGCGATTCGTCCCGCAAGCTTAGAAATTTTCAACGGTCAGCTAAAAGCCAAACAAATTTCCGAACGACTAGATTTATCTCAACTTATTACAACAGCAAAAGCTATGTTGGATCTGACTTATACTTATCCAGCTGAAGATTTACCAGAGCAAATTGATTTAATTTTAGCTGAGTTACCAGGCGGTGAAGATTGGCTAACATAG
- a CDS encoding Uma2 family endonuclease gives MSVTVPIQTIELTPGSHITIPNLSWQDFEQILIDLGEKRRSRVAYFQGTLEIMSPLALHERPHRIIADILKTILDIQGRNWEDFGSTTLKRPQIAGIEPDTCFYIQNADRMKGCTNLDLKQYPPPDLAIEADVTSKTTLNAYEAMGVPELCIYRNQQLKIYLLSDRGYTETSISLTFPNLPIIELIPQLVQKAIDEGTSKMLRDLRTENWIL, from the coding sequence ATGAGCGTAACTGTTCCCATTCAAACGATCGAACTTACCCCAGGTAGTCACATAACTATCCCTAACCTTTCTTGGCAAGATTTCGAGCAAATACTCATCGACTTAGGAGAAAAACGCCGCAGTCGTGTTGCTTACTTTCAAGGAACCCTAGAAATCATGTCTCCATTAGCTTTGCATGAACGTCCTCATCGCATTATTGCTGACATTTTGAAAACAATTCTGGATATACAAGGGCGAAATTGGGAGGATTTTGGCTCAACTACTCTGAAACGTCCGCAAATTGCTGGAATTGAACCTGATACTTGCTTTTATATTCAAAATGCTGACAGAATGAAAGGCTGTACTAATTTGGATCTAAAACAGTATCCACCCCCAGACTTAGCAATAGAGGCGGATGTTACTTCTAAAACTACTTTAAATGCTTATGAAGCGATGGGTGTTCCTGAACTTTGTATTTACCGAAATCAGCAACTAAAAATTTACTTACTTTCCGATCGAGGTTATACAGAAACATCAATTAGTCTGACTTTTCCCAACTTACCTATAATTGAACTAATTCCCCAATTGGTGCAGAAAGCGATCGATGAAGGAACTAGCAAAATGTTGCGCGATCTTAGAACAGAAAACTGGATATTATGA
- a CDS encoding Uma2 family endonuclease, with protein MIQLSQKSINFESFISEYGDNERYELLEGELIEMEPTGSHEQVAGLINCELNFEIRRLKLPYLIPLRCLIKPLGMASAFRPDVIVLDRTALENEPLWQREPIVTLGTTIKLVVEVVSTNWENDYARKLDDYQALGIPEYWIVDYLGLGGTFFIGSPKQPTITICQLENGSYKMSQFRNSQTLVSPTF; from the coding sequence ATGATTCAACTATCCCAAAAATCTATAAATTTTGAAAGTTTCATTAGCGAATATGGAGATAATGAGCGATACGAATTGCTTGAGGGAGAATTGATTGAAATGGAACCAACAGGCTCTCATGAACAAGTTGCGGGATTAATCAATTGCGAACTCAACTTTGAAATTCGTCGCCTCAAGTTACCTTATTTGATTCCGCTGCGCTGTTTAATTAAACCTTTGGGAATGGCTTCCGCTTTTCGACCAGATGTGATAGTTTTAGACCGAACAGCTTTAGAAAATGAACCTTTGTGGCAACGGGAACCGATCGTTACTTTAGGAACAACTATCAAACTTGTAGTTGAAGTTGTCAGCACGAATTGGGAAAATGACTATGCTCGAAAACTCGATGATTATCAAGCTTTGGGAATACCTGAATATTGGATTGTAGATTATTTGGGACTCGGTGGCACTTTCTTTATTGGTTCACCTAAACAGCCTACTATTACTATCTGTCAATTAGAGAATGGCAGCTATAAAATGTCTCAGTTTCGGAATAGCCAAACCTTAGTATCTCCTACTTTTTAG
- a CDS encoding alpha/beta fold hydrolase has product MTIAIQNRNIHILEIDAPVESKQLPIVFVHGMACSANIWNAQLNYVAQTRRAIALDLRGHGASTPPADDDYSPEACAADIFAVLEALELDRIALVGHSYGSCVTLAAAAAKPDTIAQLILVDPPIDSTQFPPEVYQAEIVPMQAALETEDWRSTLENSFRGALTGGTSATQDEILARLAATPKAALLGTSRGLFAFKAVEALDRYLATPGAQTHAILAPSNNFPFSLHVLRPTLTTTTIPNTGHWLMLDAPEEFASAIDTLIFTL; this is encoded by the coding sequence ATGACGATCGCTATTCAAAACCGCAACATTCACATCCTAGAAATTGATGCACCTGTGGAATCGAAGCAGTTACCAATAGTATTTGTGCATGGGATGGCTTGCTCCGCGAACATCTGGAATGCACAGCTGAATTATGTTGCTCAAACTCGACGGGCGATCGCACTCGACCTACGCGGACACGGTGCTTCCACACCCCCAGCAGATGACGACTACTCTCCAGAAGCCTGTGCAGCCGATATCTTCGCCGTTTTAGAAGCTCTGGAACTCGATCGGATCGCCCTTGTCGGACACAGTTATGGTTCTTGCGTTACCCTCGCGGCGGCGGCTGCAAAACCTGATACGATCGCACAATTAATATTAGTAGACCCACCAATAGATTCCACTCAATTTCCCCCAGAAGTTTATCAAGCAGAAATCGTTCCCATGCAAGCAGCATTGGAAACAGAGGATTGGCGATCGACCTTAGAAAACTCTTTTCGTGGCGCACTCACAGGGGGCACATCAGCAACGCAGGATGAAATACTCGCTCGTCTAGCCGCAACTCCAAAAGCTGCGCTGCTAGGAACTTCTCGTGGTTTGTTTGCTTTTAAAGCGGTGGAAGCTCTCGATCGCTACCTCGCAACGCCTGGAGCACAAACTCACGCGATTCTTGCGCCGTCGAATAACTTCCCATTTAGCCTTCACGTCCTCCGTCCAACATTAACCACAACTACGATACCTAATACTGGACATTGGTTGATGCTTGATGCACCTGAAGAGTTTGCTAGTGCGATCGATACGCTTATATTCACATTGTAA
- a CDS encoding clan AA aspartic protease, which translates to MIYGRLIDGKAIVPVIFRLPTQPDFSLDFVIDTGFNDHLTLPPQAVSAMNLPLYSIAPARLADGSEALLPIHLATIIWDNIEKVVPILASGYKPLLGTALMEGYHLEIDFEDNGLVSLEKISPSM; encoded by the coding sequence ATGATTTATGGGAGATTGATTGACGGTAAAGCAATAGTACCAGTAATTTTTCGTTTACCTACACAACCAGACTTTTCTCTTGATTTTGTTATCGATACTGGATTCAACGACCATCTTACTCTACCACCACAAGCAGTTAGTGCGATGAATCTGCCGTTATATTCGATCGCACCTGCGAGATTAGCCGATGGTAGCGAAGCCTTATTACCCATCCATTTAGCCACAATTATTTGGGACAATATAGAAAAAGTAGTACCTATTTTAGCTTCGGGTTATAAACCTTTACTGGGAACTGCTTTGATGGAAGGATATCATCTAGAAATAGATTTTGAAGACAATGGTTTGGTTTCATTAGAAAAAATCTCACCCTCAATGTAA
- a CDS encoding NAD(P)-dependent oxidoreductase, with product MKVGFLGTGLMGKPLAQRLLAAKIPVIAYNRTASKLAELKAAGAQIVEDPENAIANSDCIILMLTNAAAIEQVLLSDSAKTQLKGRTIIQMGTISPQESQEIEKQVIAAGGEYLEAPVLGSIPEAEAGKLIVMVGATPEQFAKWSNLLQNFGSEPRLIGAVGTAAAVKLALNQLIASLTTAFALSLSLVQKQGVEIETFMELLRQSALYAPTFDKKLKRMLERDFTNPNFPTKHLLKDTNLFLNQAQSNNLNTYSLEGVRQILEIAQEMGLADADYSALFNAVNP from the coding sequence ATGAAAGTCGGATTTTTGGGAACAGGGTTAATGGGTAAGCCTTTGGCGCAAAGATTATTAGCTGCCAAAATACCTGTAATTGCTTATAATCGCACGGCATCAAAGTTGGCAGAATTAAAAGCAGCAGGGGCGCAAATTGTTGAAGATCCAGAAAATGCGATCGCTAATTCCGATTGTATAATTTTGATGCTCACCAACGCTGCCGCCATTGAACAAGTTTTACTTTCCGATAGTGCCAAAACTCAACTCAAAGGACGCACAATTATTCAAATGGGAACCATTTCCCCACAAGAAAGCCAAGAGATTGAAAAGCAAGTAATTGCGGCTGGAGGTGAATATTTAGAAGCACCAGTTTTAGGCAGTATTCCTGAAGCCGAAGCTGGCAAATTAATCGTCATGGTAGGCGCAACTCCCGAACAATTTGCGAAATGGTCAAATCTCTTACAAAATTTTGGTTCGGAACCTCGGTTAATTGGTGCTGTAGGTACAGCAGCCGCAGTTAAATTAGCACTCAATCAATTAATTGCTTCCTTAACTACTGCCTTTGCTTTGAGTTTAAGTTTAGTCCAAAAACAAGGTGTAGAAATAGAAACTTTTATGGAACTTTTGCGCCAAAGTGCTTTATATGCCCCGACTTTTGATAAGAAGCTCAAACGAATGTTGGAAAGAGATTTTACTAATCCTAATTTTCCCACCAAACATTTACTCAAAGATACCAATTTGTTCCTTAACCAAGCACAGTCAAATAACTTAAATACTTATAGTTTAGAAGGTGTGCGACAAATTTTAGAAATTGCTCAAGAAATGGGACTGGCTGATGCTGATTACTCGGCTTTATTTAATGCTGTGAATCCTTGA
- a CDS encoding glutathione peroxidase, which translates to MLKNREGEKVPSVTFRTRKDGKWLDVTTDELFTGKTVVVFALPGAFTPTCSSTHVPGYNELYATFQKNGVNDIICISVNDPFVMEEWQKDQNAENIKFIPDGNGEFSERMGMLVDKSDLGFGKRSWRYSMLVKDGVIEKMFIEPEVEGDPFEVSDAETMLKYINPQAAKPQLVSLFTKVGCPYCARAKAALKERGIDFEEIVLGKDITTRSLQAVTGAKTVPQVFIDGKLIGGSEALADYLSSQNL; encoded by the coding sequence ATGTTGAAAAATCGTGAAGGCGAAAAAGTTCCCAGTGTAACTTTTAGAACCCGCAAAGATGGGAAATGGTTGGATGTAACTACTGACGAATTATTTACAGGAAAAACTGTAGTCGTTTTTGCGCTTCCCGGTGCTTTCACTCCCACTTGTTCTTCCACGCACGTTCCTGGTTACAATGAATTGTACGCCACATTCCAAAAAAATGGAGTCAATGATATTATCTGCATTTCAGTAAACGATCCATTTGTAATGGAAGAATGGCAAAAAGATCAAAACGCAGAAAATATTAAATTCATTCCCGATGGTAACGGAGAATTTAGTGAAAGAATGGGAATGTTGGTAGATAAAAGTGACTTGGGTTTTGGCAAGAGATCTTGGCGTTACTCCATGCTAGTTAAAGATGGAGTAATCGAAAAGATGTTTATTGAACCAGAAGTCGAAGGCGACCCTTTTGAAGTTTCTGATGCCGAAACAATGTTGAAATACATTAATCCTCAAGCAGCAAAACCTCAGTTAGTTTCCCTATTTACTAAAGTTGGTTGTCCTTATTGTGCTCGCGCCAAAGCTGCTTTGAAAGAAAGGGGAATTGATTTTGAAGAAATAGTTTTGGGTAAGGATATTACTACTCGTTCTTTGCAAGCTGTAACTGGCGCAAAAACTGTACCGCAAGTCTTTATTGACGGAAAATTAATTGGGGGATCGGAAGCTTTAGCCGATTATTTAAGTTCTCAGAATTTGTAA
- a CDS encoding lecithin retinol acyltransferase family protein — translation MARGDQIYAMRHFVNIKGVYEHHGIDCGDGTAIHYRKPSETIERTSLETLAQGSIIYVKRYQTSFIPDVVIHRAETRLGERKYNLLFNNCEHFATWCKTGINYSQQVVNFIPMLRYIDIDSLSEPVNRSLETMPKDRTTQLVEEALSQIRTTWNNIQPQYTQTLKEMNDWEKVAKEALKRNREDLARAALQKKQKYKQDAIKQEEMLQKLAKMTQNLIEKQRENQQI, via the coding sequence ATGGCGCGAGGCGATCAAATCTATGCTATGAGACACTTTGTAAACATTAAAGGTGTTTATGAACATCACGGAATCGACTGCGGTGATGGAACTGCTATTCATTACCGCAAACCTAGCGAAACTATTGAACGCACATCTTTAGAAACTCTCGCTCAAGGGAGCATAATTTATGTCAAACGCTACCAAACTTCTTTCATTCCCGATGTAGTTATCCATCGCGCTGAAACTCGTTTAGGAGAAAGAAAATATAACTTACTTTTTAATAATTGCGAGCATTTTGCTACCTGGTGCAAAACGGGAATTAACTACAGTCAACAAGTAGTAAATTTTATTCCCATGCTGCGTTACATTGATATTGATTCTTTATCTGAACCAGTAAATCGTTCTTTAGAAACAATGCCAAAAGATCGAACTACTCAATTAGTTGAAGAAGCTCTTTCCCAGATTAGAACTACTTGGAATAACATCCAACCTCAATATACCCAAACTCTCAAAGAAATGAATGATTGGGAAAAAGTAGCCAAGGAAGCTTTGAAGCGAAATCGAGAAGATTTAGCTAGAGCAGCATTACAAAAAAAACAAAAGTATAAACAAGATGCTATTAAACAAGAAGAAATGCTGCAAAAGTTAGCTAAAATGACGCAAAACTTGATCGAAAAGCAGCGGGAAAATCAGCAAATATAG
- a CDS encoding acyltransferase family protein has translation MRLTSLDVFRGIAIAGMILVNTASLGKVYPFLSHADWNGCTLADLVFPFFLFIVGVAMSFSLAKYANGKQPTASVYRRIIRRSVILFALGLLLNGFWNYDFSSIRIMGVLQRIALVYLCAALAILKLPKKGLWVLTAILLFGYWVAMTLIPVPGYGAGVLTREGNLGAWIDRLIITTAHLYKGDGYNAMGDPEGLFSTLPAIATTLLGYFTGNWLRKQNPNTRTSINLALIGIICLFIGWNWGLFFPINKKLWTSSYVLFTTGWAIGLLAGCYELIEVRELRRWGKPFEILGLNAIFIFVASVLGLKLMAKIQIGTGETAISLYNWIYQNLFASWAGEMNGSLLFALVTLLFWWAIAYFMYQKNWFFKV, from the coding sequence ATGCGTTTAACCTCTCTCGATGTATTTCGAGGTATTGCGATCGCAGGTATGATCCTAGTCAACACTGCGAGTCTAGGAAAAGTATATCCTTTTTTAAGTCACGCTGACTGGAATGGCTGCACTTTAGCAGATTTAGTATTTCCCTTTTTCTTATTCATCGTTGGTGTGGCGATGTCTTTTTCCCTAGCTAAGTACGCCAATGGAAAACAACCCACAGCATCAGTTTATCGACGCATTATTCGTCGCAGCGTTATCCTTTTTGCCTTGGGTTTGTTGTTGAATGGTTTTTGGAATTACGACTTTAGTAGTATTAGAATTATGGGCGTTTTACAGCGCATTGCCCTAGTGTATTTATGCGCTGCTTTAGCGATTCTTAAATTGCCCAAAAAAGGTTTATGGGTACTAACAGCAATTTTACTCTTTGGTTATTGGGTGGCGATGACTTTAATTCCCGTTCCAGGTTATGGTGCAGGTGTGTTGACTAGAGAGGGAAATTTAGGGGCATGGATCGATCGCTTAATCATCACCACCGCCCATCTTTATAAAGGAGATGGTTACAACGCAATGGGAGATCCCGAAGGATTATTTAGCACTTTACCTGCGATCGCAACCACACTTTTAGGTTACTTTACTGGTAACTGGTTACGCAAACAAAATCCCAACACCCGAACCAGCATTAATTTAGCATTAATTGGTATTATTTGCCTTTTCATTGGTTGGAATTGGGGCTTATTTTTCCCGATTAACAAGAAGTTGTGGACAAGTTCCTATGTTTTGTTTACTACTGGTTGGGCGATCGGATTATTAGCCGGATGTTATGAATTAATTGAAGTCCGCGAATTACGCCGTTGGGGAAAACCTTTTGAAATCTTAGGATTAAACGCTATTTTCATTTTTGTCGCTTCCGTCTTAGGCTTAAAATTAATGGCAAAAATTCAAATAGGCACAGGTGAAACAGCAATCAGTCTTTACAATTGGATTTACCAAAATTTGTTCGCATCTTGGGCAGGAGAAATGAACGGTTCTTTATTATTTGCTTTAGTAACCTTGTTATTTTGGTGGGCAATTGCTTATTTCATGTACCAAAAAAACTGGTTTTTCAAAGTTTAG